tcgtgtcaatttactcacaaatttgcTTACTCGGTGTAGAATCTGGACTTTGttgagttgaacacaaagcttatATACTACAGTATTTCTCGGAATTGAGGAAAGACACACATGGAGACcttaaatattcattttgagaccaattaagtgaaatgggATAATTTCCCGCCTGACGCCTGGTGACCTTTCATGGCACACTAATATGCTGTGACAAACATTGGTAATTGTTGGCACACACCATATGCAACATCACTTGTTATCAAAGTTAATGTAGGCTTTTATTATTAACACGTCTACGTACTGGTGCAGGCTAGACCGCTGACCTAACGTCATTTTGGTGAAGTTAATCGgggcacagacagacagaaactGAAATCCTTGGACATATTTATGGTCACATTTCACCAGCGATTATCACCAACTCATTCTGTGTACCCGCTCATCGCATCATTAAGTACCGTTTTTTTGTTATAAAAACCATGTGTCAAAAAATGGTGGTGGTCTTCTGGAGGCATTTGACTTCATTTCAgtgtggaaaatgtatttgctgttccagtaaattgagttacgcgCTTGATcattgaacaaattaaactggaAAGTCAAGGTGGAACTGTAGTTCTATTACCATTATTTTCTATGTGAAAATTGTTCAGGAATCTGAACAAATTGCAATTGCTCAATTGTGTTTTACTGGAATTGGAAGGCCGCGGTGGGTGTAGACACAATGTCCCCGGGTAGCGCAGACGACACTGCAGACGACCGTCTGTCCTTCTGTGTCACTTTCTCTGACATGTGGAAGAAAAGGGCTTTATCTTTGGAAGTTAATCTCTCGAAGCGGTACACTCAAACCTCCAGCCTTCCCCTCTCAGCGTGCACTGCCTCAAGGCCGCGAGCCCAGCCTGTCATATAAAGAGACGCATAGTAGACTAGTGTCTATGGGGAGGGGCCTGGTGGTCTTATGCTGGAATCTTTATCTGAGCCTGACTGTCTCTTCCAGTGTACTGCTACCGATCTGTCCTTCCCCAGGGGGCTTTGTCTCAGTACAGAAATGTGATGCTATTACTCAGACACAAGCAGTAGCGGAAGGAGTCTGTCTGTGCTACGGCAGGCACCTTCTATCTCCCTTTTGTGACCCTCCACActgcactcttttttttctcctttttctttttggagaCGAGAGACGACAGGCGCCAGCCGCAATGTAACTGCAGTCTCAGGTATGTTGGGGGGACGTGGATGCCATTTCCCAGGGCTTCACCTGCAAAGACTGAGTGACACAGGCACCACAGTCAGCTCCACTCTAGAGAAAGCAGGCAGTTCAGATCTAGATGCGTCTAAAAAGCATCATtggaacacaatccattctgtGATCCTGGTGGACTTCCAGTgttctaatttaaaaatgttcctcATATAGGGAATAAGGTTTTTTACTAAAAAgaaagcactgtattgtataaaaacaacaacaagagaatgtaaagaaatacactgatttgATTAAATGTAATTACTAAACATACTATGGGCCTAGAGCGTGACATTATGGTCTGGAGTCGATTAgcctgcgtgtgagtgtctgggcgtgagttgtggcctacagcagctcattgtgagtgttctcatGTTGTGCATCTGAATGTACATCTGCTACCGTGGCTTTTCTTTCCTATATGCGAGGGCATTAAAACTCTGTAAGTTCATTCCTCcattctttttaatttactCGAGCAGCTGAGTAACAGAAACTTGTTCATAAGTCAAATTTTGGctccctacaaaaaaaaataaaaattgaccaagcgacggctcattacaaaaaaaaaaaaaaaaaaacaacaaaaaaaaaaactttcatttgcAGTCAGGATGCAACGAGGTGAACCACCACATCAAAAACCAAAAGATAAACAGAGCCAcactgagttttgttggatgcagagattagcattagctaacagtgtttgcttctgataagcggcaTATAATTTTAGTCGAACCCCacatagtttacattttttgggggtgtttggctttggaggttccactacAGCCTCTTTGTGCAGTATCTTCTCAAATGCATTGTGATTGGACGCAAAGAGCCTCTTTACTCAAGCCACACCTGCGTATTGCGTGAAAAAGCAATATGTAGCATgctcatttcagtttttttttttctgtttaaaaatCCCACATAAAATCTGTTTTATGTTCTGTGCAGGCATTTCTCCAACTTGCCTGAGGCTTCTCCAACAAACAAAGCTTTTATGTCTAGTTTGCTTCGCCTCCTAATGTTGCGGCATTGTCTTGCGCACAGGCTTAggataattacaaaataaaatagaataagtAGTCTTAAACTGAAACCTCAGCTCCATCTGTCAACAGATGACAGTAGCAGTCAGAGTCGTTTTCATTGTGGTACAAGTGGTTTTGTAGTAAATTAGCTGTCTCATTCATCTAGAATACATCTATAAGCTGTGGCTACCGCTTTATTATTTGAGCAGGCCTTTGGGATACAGTTTGCATTCGTtcctcaatgaaaaatggttgcTAGGATATGACTGCTGACTTgtgtgcatatgttttcagGAAAGGAGCAAAAGCCTTTTATGGTTGTGCAGAATAGAAGCAACATGTGTGTATTAGTGGTGGAGAGCCTTCATGAGAGGAGACAGACAGACTGCATTtcttattttacaatacagtgttgCATAACAATACAACACTTAATATGCAACCCTTGCAATACTTCAGTGTATCGGTCCATCTATCTTCGTCTTCAAAGAACCTTACATGCatcttttgggaatgtgggcggaaactggagtaccgggagaaaacccgcgtaagcatggagagaacattgtcaattcacccaaaataaaatatcGATTTGTCTGCCTAGCTAGCGTAAGATAGCTAGCAAGCAAGATAGCTATTTTAATACGCAAGCCCAGACGAGATACGCCAGACTAAACAAGGTGCCTACGTGGCGACCATGTTGGCAGGGGCGACGTTCCTATCAAAgaacattgaaattaattatttaaattggCACGGTgataactggttagcacatctgcctcacagtcctgaggaccggggttcaaatcccggcctcgcttgtgtggagtttgcatgttctccccgtgcccacgtgggttttctccaggtactccgctttcctcccacatcccaaacacatgcatggtaggttgattgacgactctaaattgcccgtaggtgtgaacgtgagtgcaaatggttgtttgtttgtatgtgccctgcgattggctcgcgaccagttcagggtgtaccccgcctctcacccaaagatagatgggataggctccagcacacccacgaccctagttaggagaagcggtacggaagatgaatgaatgaatgaaaattgtaACTTTCTTATTTCTATACTGATTTTCGcaaggtttacttttttgtcatgcCAAAACGTGTGCTTTCaatacataacacacacacacacacacataaaatcccccaaaatatttttcttgtgaAAAGTTGAAATCCCAGTACCTTCTTATAATAGTACACACCGCAAAAGGCGCATGTAGGATCTACCTATTCGTATGTACATGGCATACTTTAGTGTATCTCAGTGTAAGCATTAACATTTTGTAAATAGCAGCACTTTAAATCCTctttaaattaaagttaaatgaGATTAACAAAACAGTGTGGTTCGTGTTCATATAATTTTTCAGTACAGCTACAGGAACTACAAAGCAGAAATATCTAATTATACACGTTAATgttttgaagtaaaaaaaaatccgttctgtttatcaaattttaaaagtaattCTGAATTAGTTAATACTAAACTATCGTATATTTCAGGCGTAGGGCATAAATCTGCGTTCTGCGCGTTTTGCGCAGTGTGCGCAACCACTACCCGCCTGAACAGCTTTCAGGTTCCCATAATCCATTGCGCGCCTGCCCAAGCAGCCATTCGTCTCCATACAGCAAGCCGAACCCCCGCCGGTGAGGTGAACATGTCAGACAAAAAGCAAACCGTCGACCTCGGTCTACTGGAGGAGGATGATGAGTTTGAGGAATTCCCAGCTGAGGGTTAGTACGTTACGTATTTTCACGCCGTGACACTCGGTGGTTTACACAGTGTCCACATTGTAAGTGAGCTCGGCCTGGGAAGAGTGACTCAGCTAGCCTAGCCAGGCTAACTTAGCCTTAGCAGTAAGTAAGGAAGCTGCTTCCTAAACAAGCCAGTGTAGCGAATTAATTTAACTAATATTTAGAGAAATTGTTAAATGTCTGCCTCGGTAAGTCCTTGTTTTTGAAAGCTCATATTTAGGTTGGTATGTCAGTCAAACGAGCTGCATCAATATGGATGCATACCACTGTGCATGTTTGGCTAACGGCACAATTGAAGTGTATTTTGCATACACTTCACTAAATTTTTTATAATATAGCATATTTGCTTCCATCAAAATTCATCCGTCTGACTTGTTCGATGCATTGTTTTCGGCCCGTTGCTGGTCCAATCAGATTGGACAGGGCTGGACGAGGATGAAGATGCTCATGTTTGGGAAGACAACTGGGACGACGACAACGTCGAGGATGATTTCTCCAACCAGTTAAGGTATTCAGCACGACTCTTTGTTAATATAAAGTGCCCATAAACCTAAGTAGATTGTTCTgttcaattcaattttatttacatagaaCCAAATCACAATAGAAGTTGTCTCAGGGCACGCATGCAGCAGGTCAAAGACCACACTTCTCACTCAAAAGAACAACTGAACGCCAAATGAGTAAGCACAAGGTGATGGAGTTAAGGAATAAAAAATCACTCTTGAGAAAAAACCTCAAGCAGACCCAAGACTTAGTGTGGGGTGGCCGTCTGACTCAACCGGTAGGGTTCTAGAGTAGGAAAGGAGAGAGACAGCTAAAGAAGAAAGCACTTTGAACCTGTCAGGAGCTGATTTGGTTCGCAAGGGTTGATTTGAAACCCCGCTTGAGAGGGGACCGCCGATGGAGGGATCCTTCTTTCAGGATTACCAGGCTGGCCAAGTCGTTGggagcagaatcctccacaGCAACGCCTCGGGGAAGTGGTCCATCGCGGATCTTGTCACAGTTGGTGCAGAATCCATACAGAAACATCCTCAGATTCGATCATCGTCAGGAGAGGagaagtggcagtaaaacaggcctctGTGCAttttaactaaatgccaaagtgtaaaaataagtcttaagtTGAGACTTACACATTTCTACTGCGGTAGCAGCTCTAATAACTGCAGGTAAGGGCCTGCAGACTTCATTCTGGCTCTGGGAATCACCAAAACACCAACATATTGTGAACGAAACACACGGTACCACTAAGTCAGCGAGAtaggagagtgtgtgtgtgtgtgtgatgtgtatatgtatatatataaaatgtatatgtgtaatattttatgtgtaagtaacaaaaccttaaaatcACATCTCAAGTAGAGTGGATTGATTTTAATAAGTGGAATTTTCTTGTTCGCAACTTTGTTGGGCCATACATAACTTAAAATGGTAGCTTATGTAGTCTATAGCAAATATATAGAATACACCAACACCATTAGATATAGCATCAATTCATTTGTTGAGTTGAACATTAGTTGTTGATATCATTGGTTAACCTGACAATTCTATCACGTCTAATAGAAGAAGAGCTTTATGAAAAATAGGTAAAGATGCTAAGTTTTGATCGACTTTGTTCGAGTGCGGATTAATTGTACAtgtttactttttgtttgtttgctgtggTTTAGGACTGCACTGCTAATATTCTGGTTACCTTATTTTGTAACAAGAGATGGGCAAAATATAATCAATCCAATTACTATGATGCAATTAGTTGTCTTTATAAAGTCATTGTTTTGGTGGCAGCTTTTGCATTGGATGAATTGTCCACTGacttattttaattttagtttttagtGCTTGCATTGCGACACCTGTTATGCTTTATGAGTTGAAATAAAATTATAAGAATCCTCAAGgctgtcatttaaaatgcataatcttcgttgtttttttttttttttattccggtAGAGCGGAGCTGGAAAAGCATGGTTACAAGATGGAGACGTCGTAGTGGGAGACAAGATCCATGTGGATAATATGGACATTTTTGTGAATATTACAGGCTGACCACAAAGAGAGGGAAGGAGAGGTTTCttattgtgttcatttgtttcattttgtaagAATTGTTGACAGAATTAAAGTGTTTGGAGAAAACGACTCCCTTTTGAGTGTATTAACTCACTGTATTACTATTATGTTCAATTCATCAATATAATCAAATTAGGTCTGTGTGGCCTTGTCATCTAACCTGAATTaacaatatttgtgtttgtgtaacctcataaaaacaaacaaaaacatatctACCATTACCTCTAATACTCAGTCACAATTCTCTTCATGGGTGTCATTACATGTAAAATCAACCAAGAATTTTACCTTCACCTCAAATTTTGAGGTGTGGTTAAAAATGGAAGGAAAGAAcagaacataaaacatttttgttctaaACCTCTCAATTAGAGCGAGATAggctaacaaacaaacatcaacCGATTAAAGATACCCCTCAATTTTAAAGGTGTATAACTTTGAAAGTACAACACTTCGGAAGCTGACTTTGGTATAATTTTAAGAGTCCTTCATAGTCctacaaaactttaaaaaaatttcttctatttactcaaatataattaacttttttttccccaatcttGAAACTTCAAAGGTAtttatgaaatgaatgaattgctCCAGGgaacaaaattgtttatttctgCATGAAATCATAACATTTTGACCAGGTGCTGCACATAGCCGGTTGCCACAAATTttgagggacaaaaaaaaaaaaaaaagttacaagagCAACATAGTCTTCAATTTTGTAATTAGTTTTGAATAACGAAAGaactaatttaaatttaaatgatATACTCATGATTTCTTTTCCAAAGTCACAGAGAGCAACAGCAGAAGGATGAAAGAGCCACATCTGGCTCTTGAGCCGCAAGTTGCAGACCCCTGTAAAATATCCCataccaaaataaaattttctaaATAAGTCATTGATGACCTTTCAGTGTGATGACTTTTAGGGAAAGCAAAAACTATTTTGAGATTTGTAGCCATATAAATGGCATGATTAACCTTCAGGAACTTCTACTGGTATATCAAGTAACTAAAAGACAGTAATAACGGTGgaattttttcattcaaattagcTATCACTCTGAATTAGCTGGCCATCTGTTCACAAAAAactttacagtatataaaacaagttgggatttttatttaaaaagaaaatactttcaACATAATTTAGCTGAAAAGGGTGGATATTTACGTATGTGGCATAAAGGCTAAGATCTTAAAacttacacccccccccccccccaaaaaagcagaCATCTTTGCTCCTTTATATTCTCTCCAAAAGAGTGATGTCACATCCGGAATGtggattcattggccttatttttttttctttagaagaCAAAACTATCACAGACTATGGTGGAATGCAActggtgcatctcaataaattggaatacTGTCAAAgagttcattttatttcagcattgcaattccaaaagtgaaactgttatacagattcattccacaaaagcaaatacttttcagaaggccaattccaacCTCCTTTTCCATACTAAAATCTTTTTGTTTCCTATGTAACATTCTTATTTCTTGGGGATGGTTTCCGTTAGCCGTAtgctaaaatcatcaaaataagaaaataaaacgaCAGTTTACTCTCTTTGTTGAATCTTTTGGAATGAGTTTTTGAATTGATCTACAGAAATGGTTTTCTAATTGTAATTTGttaagatgcacctgtatattgAGAACACAATAAATGATATAAATTAACATGTAACAGCTGGTCTCCTTGATATATATTTGTACTTCGACACTTGAACCAATAACGAAggtgcattttcattcatttaacatttaattgcAAATATCGTTCTTGGGacatttttttagttattaACTCAAACACAAGttaataactaaaaaaataaataattttacaagcattatttgtgtgtttatgttagaATGATGACCACAATCTATAACGAAATGTTCTCATAATaagcatttaatttatttgaagtAAATGATGTCTTGTCATGAGGATGGAAAACGCACCAATAGCCAGGAATGACCTGTACTCCGTGTTGTGCGAGATGGGTAAAATCAAGTGAAAGCCCAGTCAAATGACCCAACATTCATCATGTTTATTCAAGTTACACTTACTAATGTGAAACTGACAATTTACACGTggtaaacattttaacatctgTCATGTACCACACCTCaaaatttgaagaaaatatgAGAGGTGAAGTGAAAATTCTTGGTTTACATGGAATGATGCCTAAATTGCTTTATAGCCTTGTTTTCTTTCACTATAATACTTTGTGAATTAATTTCAAAAGTAGACGCCCTGCTAGGATCATTGTTTCTACACTTATCCTTTAACTAAACTACAATCTTAcaaatgaatatacagtattttgtgagCTCATGGTGTATTTACTGTACCTGCTATTTCCCTTTAGCCTATTCCAGGctagtatataaaaaaatgtcatgtttgttcGTAGCATCAGAACTGACCAGCTTTCCTTCGCAGATATTTTCATCTTGTGTTTAAGTTGTCAAAGTGCTGTCTACATAAGGGGGTGTTGAATGTGtagtactcacacacacacacacacacacacacactcaaacttGTTCCGCACGTGCGGTATAACAGCCCCCGCCCCCTTTCAGACCTGCAGCGCCGTGCCGAGACCCTGAAGAAGAGATTATCCACTGGCGTGTTTGTCAGAGGTAGGGAGGGGGTCTCAGCATGTGGCCCTGAGCCCGTCTTGCCTGGGCCTGCCTCCACTGCCAGCCAGGCCCTGCTCTTCCGCTCTGCTCAGCGGGGACTCTTGTACTGAACCAGTGGCCAATTTATCCTCGCCATGCTCCCTCTGCAAAATAGTTTTCGTACTGGTTTGTTCCCTCTCGCTTCTGGGGtcttaatgatgatgatgaatggtTGCCAGTGTGACCAAGAACAACCTTCATCCccttaaaatgacatccatGCTCCTTGCATAAAATAACACTCCATCGATATGTCCAGTGTACTGTTTCACGATGTATTGTGCTCCTAATTGTTTCCACACATCATTTTAAGAAATCTCCACATGCGTCATAGACTAAACATATTCTTACTTAATAGGAAGTATACGATCAggttaaaaaatgcttgcagCACACTAGGAGCTACACACGTCCATAACATGGTAAACTAGCACTATGATTgactgatatatatttttttctttctgaatgCAGAGTACCTCCTTCCcgttagccatccatccatccattttctgagccgcttctcctcgcgagttttgcgggcgtgctggagcctatcccagctatcatcgggcaggaggcggggtacaccctgaactggttgccagccaatcgcagggcacatacattcttgacattcacacctacgggcaatttagagttgtcaattaacctagcacgcatgtttttgggatgtgggaggaaaccggagtgcccggagaaaacccacgcaggcacggggagaacatgcaaactccacacaggcgtggtcggggattgaaccccgctcctcagaactgtgaggcagacgctctaactagtcgtccaccgtaccccCCTTAGCCATTCACTATGGCTAAATAAATGGTCCATCAAGAAGTGCAATCCGAAATACAGACTGGTACTATACTATATGCTAATCTCTACGTATATACCCAACAGGTAcccatacacatactgtataccacATACCAACACTTAGTCATACAATGTGCGAAGCGGATGCATAACTCTAGTGTGTACAGGTGATCTCTACAGTAGTGATGCAtctgtcaattatatatatataaaaaaatggtgTTCATCAATTAACTGTAATagctaaatgtgtgtgtgtgtgtgtgcgtgcagcacTAAGGGGCCTTGTTGATGGTTGTTGTGGCGGTTGTGAAGTCAGTCGAGCGAGGGAATCGTTAAGTGGGAGCAACAGAGGAGGAACCCTCGGCCATTTTGTTTGTGCTGAGAGCGTAAGA
This window of the Phyllopteryx taeniolatus isolate TA_2022b chromosome 21, UOR_Ptae_1.2, whole genome shotgun sequence genome carries:
- the sem1 gene encoding 26S proteasome complex subunit SEM1, with protein sequence MSDKKQTVDLGLLEEDDEFEEFPAEDWTGLDEDEDAHVWEDNWDDDNVEDDFSNQLRAELEKHGYKMETS